Proteins from one Clostridium cellulovorans 743B genomic window:
- a CDS encoding substrate-binding domain-containing protein: MKIKINFNIKWIIFIALLISIIVFPFYYQKRISTQNEKIKNISLILLNQSDDYWKNVKLGAETAAKEFDIKLNIVAPEDGGDITIQQNLINEAVAMKVDALLLVPSSFQELVEPVEAAVNKGIIVMTVDSKVNTAKIACCIATDNLSAGKSAGEKLVSLARMNSVAAIVGFDKKTGSNEFDRYKGIKEVTKDYKEIQVIDRWCDIKDSNGAERIAKELISNNEDISVIIALNYKASIGVARAIEKLGLKGKIKVVAFDGDYQEVKYMEDGTIQSVVIQSPFSMGYLAVKNAVLKLQGKSIPRYIESGFTVIDNDAIYLPENQKILFPFTQ; the protein is encoded by the coding sequence ATGAAGATTAAAATCAATTTTAACATTAAGTGGATTATATTTATAGCTCTATTGATCTCTATAATAGTTTTTCCTTTCTATTATCAGAAAAGAATCTCCACACAAAATGAGAAGATTAAAAACATAAGCCTTATTCTTTTAAATCAGAGTGATGATTACTGGAAAAATGTAAAGCTTGGTGCTGAGACAGCGGCAAAAGAGTTCGATATTAAACTGAATATTGTTGCTCCTGAAGACGGAGGTGATATTACAATCCAGCAAAACCTTATAAATGAAGCAGTAGCAATGAAAGTGGATGCTTTATTATTGGTACCCAGTAGTTTTCAGGAACTTGTGGAACCAGTTGAAGCTGCAGTTAACAAAGGTATAATTGTAATGACTGTAGATAGTAAAGTAAATACGGCAAAGATAGCGTGCTGTATAGCAACAGATAATCTAAGTGCGGGTAAAAGTGCAGGAGAAAAACTTGTAAGTCTTGCAAGAATGAATTCAGTGGCTGCTATTGTAGGCTTTGATAAAAAAACAGGTAGTAATGAATTTGATAGATATAAGGGGATAAAAGAAGTTACCAAAGATTATAAAGAAATACAAGTAATTGATAGGTGGTGCGACATTAAAGATTCAAATGGAGCTGAAAGGATAGCGAAGGAATTAATATCAAATAATGAAGATATATCGGTGATAATTGCTCTAAACTATAAAGCTTCAATTGGTGTAGCAAGAGCTATAGAAAAGTTAGGCTTGAAAGGAAAGATAAAAGTAGTGGCCTTTGATGGTGATTATCAAGAAGTTAAATATATGGAAGATGGAACAATACAATCTGTGGTTATACAGAGTCCTTTTAGCATGGGATATTTAGCTGTTAAAAATGCGGTTTTAAAGCTACAAGGAAAAAGTATTCCAAGGTATATTGAAAGTGGATTTACTGTTATTGATAATGATGCCATATATTTGCCTGAAAATCAGAAGATTCTATTCCCATTTACTCAGTGA
- a CDS encoding sensor histidine kinase yields the protein MENDVITRVLKKPFQRLMKAIKLKSIQFIITISFTAVTILAMLFVGIISYSKFADTSEKNAASAIQELVDQINSNIEYYLNSMVNVSNLLSNNIYLNPNIQNSNLMDQMNVIQSTRNDITTLAVFSETGELLLGTSKVQLKSGADITSQGWFENALNKSGNLIFSLPHVQNLFQGKYDWVVSLSRTIDYTDGNTTRHGVLLVDMNYSNISQLCQNVSIGKNGYLYIVDSENDIIYHPQQQLINIGLKKEKNQDYLGSYIENSDEGKQLVTIKTVKYTNWKVVAVANVSEIVASKKEIMNFVIWILISCILLIVLTFSFISAKISQPIKQLEKSMKKVEEGNFDIQIDAKGEDEVVKLSQAFNLMLSKVRSLMSQIVIEQESKRKSELDALQSQINPHFLYNTLDSIVWMAENGKSQDVITMVTSLAKLFRISISKGRNIISVEQEIEHARNYLIIQKIRFKNKFTYDIETDPETMHLKTTKLILQPLIENSIYHGIEYMQDQGYIKISTSIVDGKLLFEISDNGLGIEPEKLPHLLEYETEPKAGSGIGVKNVHERIQLTYGKEYGLEIKSELEEGTNIKIWLPIVEI from the coding sequence TTGGAGAATGACGTTATTACTAGAGTTTTAAAGAAGCCCTTTCAGCGATTGATGAAAGCGATAAAGCTAAAAAGCATTCAATTTATTATAACGATATCTTTTACGGCTGTAACAATTTTAGCAATGCTTTTTGTAGGGATTATAAGCTATAGCAAGTTTGCTGATACCTCAGAAAAAAATGCTGCATCAGCAATTCAGGAGTTAGTTGATCAGATAAATTCTAATATAGAATATTATTTAAACAGCATGGTTAACGTTTCTAATCTTTTGAGTAACAATATTTATCTAAACCCCAATATTCAAAACAGCAATCTTATGGATCAGATGAATGTTATACAAAGCACTCGTAATGACATTACTACACTAGCAGTATTTTCAGAAACTGGAGAACTTCTTCTTGGTACTTCTAAAGTTCAATTAAAGTCTGGTGCTGATATTACATCACAAGGATGGTTTGAAAATGCATTGAACAAATCTGGTAACCTTATTTTTTCGCTACCACATGTTCAGAATCTTTTTCAAGGAAAATATGATTGGGTTGTTTCATTAAGTAGGACTATTGATTATACTGATGGGAATACAACAAGGCATGGAGTGCTTCTTGTGGATATGAATTATAGTAATATAAGTCAGTTGTGTCAGAATGTGAGTATAGGGAAAAATGGGTATTTATACATTGTGGATTCTGAAAACGATATAATATACCATCCTCAGCAACAACTTATCAATATAGGTCTTAAAAAAGAAAAGAATCAGGATTACCTTGGCAGTTATATTGAAAATTCTGATGAGGGTAAGCAACTTGTGACTATAAAAACTGTTAAATATACAAATTGGAAAGTTGTTGCGGTGGCAAATGTCTCAGAAATCGTGGCATCAAAAAAAGAAATTATGAACTTCGTTATATGGATTTTAATTTCTTGTATTCTACTAATCGTGCTAACATTCTCGTTTATTTCTGCAAAGATATCACAACCAATAAAGCAGTTAGAGAAATCCATGAAAAAGGTTGAAGAAGGAAACTTTGATATTCAGATAGACGCAAAGGGTGAAGACGAAGTTGTAAAGCTATCCCAAGCCTTTAATTTAATGTTGTCAAAGGTTAGGTCTCTCATGAGTCAAATTGTGATAGAACAAGAGTCAAAACGAAAAAGTGAATTAGATGCACTTCAATCTCAGATCAATCCTCATTTTTTGTATAATACTTTAGATTCTATTGTTTGGATGGCGGAGAATGGTAAAAGTCAAGATGTTATAACAATGGTAACTTCTTTAGCTAAATTGTTTAGAATAAGTATTAGTAAAGGCCGAAATATTATCTCAGTTGAGCAAGAAATAGAGCATGCAAGAAATTATCTTATAATTCAAAAGATTAGGTTCAAGAATAAATTTACTTATGACATAGAAACTGATCCAGAGACAATGCACTTAAAAACAACAAAGTTAATTCTGCAGCCACTGATAGAAAATTCTATTTACCATGGGATAGAGTATATGCAGGATCAAGGATACATTAAAATAAGCACTTCTATTGTTGATGGAAAACTGTTATTTGAGATTAGTGATAATGGGCTTGGAATAGAGCCTGAAAAACTTCCGCATCTACTTGAATATGAGACTGAACCAAAAGCTGGTTCTGGCATAGGTGTGAAGAATGTTCATGAAAGGATTCAGCTGACTTATGGAAAAGAGTATGGTCTTGAGATAAAAAGTGAGCTAGAAGAAGGCACTAACATAAAAATATGGTTACCTATAGTAGAAATTTAA
- a CDS encoding response regulator: protein MYKLLLVDDEEEVRQGIVKKIEWEKYGFELVGEAENGREALEIAEKVMPDVVITDIKMPFMDGIKLSQELRKSIPTTKIVILTGFDEFEYAQKAINLRVIEYALKPISSDELIDILLRLKTQLDEEISEKENTELLRAHYTKSLPILKEKFFSSLITNSLEKDEIYEKCKNYDIKLAGNFFTVAVISIDDSILKGKHRYKFGEEAELIIYAVLNVVTEIGFMHDIHNIFIHNDRIVLIISAEEEKAETVIREMLSILEEIRQSIEKYLMLEVTIGLGTMETDTSMISNSWVNAMAALDYRLILGSNRIIWIEDIEPGSKDKIIFDKNMEHEMESSIKVGTEVEVSETIDRMFDKLTDTKASFKDYQIYLLEMLTAILKAAQSSNVDLASIFGRDYNIFVELYSFNDLKHVKTWLKEISLKIMSHIMKDRKDTCELLIEKAKDYIHRNYSDSELNINDLCNHLHISQTYFSLLFKKETKMTFINYLTSIRMDEAKQLLKTTDMKTFEVARKVGYSEPNYFSYSFKRYLGMSPSEYRSGKTS from the coding sequence ATGTATAAATTATTATTGGTTGATGATGAAGAAGAAGTGAGACAAGGAATTGTAAAGAAAATAGAGTGGGAAAAGTACGGCTTTGAACTGGTTGGAGAAGCGGAAAATGGTAGAGAGGCTTTAGAGATAGCCGAAAAGGTAATGCCAGATGTAGTGATTACTGATATAAAGATGCCTTTTATGGATGGGATTAAGCTATCACAAGAACTTAGAAAAAGCATTCCTACTACTAAAATAGTAATATTAACAGGTTTTGATGAATTTGAGTATGCCCAGAAGGCGATAAATCTAAGAGTAATTGAATACGCATTAAAACCTATTTCTTCAGATGAACTTATAGATATTCTTTTAAGGCTTAAAACACAGCTTGATGAAGAGATTTCAGAAAAAGAAAATACAGAGTTATTACGAGCTCACTATACAAAGAGTTTACCAATTTTAAAGGAAAAGTTTTTTTCATCGTTGATAACAAATAGTTTGGAAAAAGATGAGATATACGAAAAGTGCAAAAATTATGATATTAAATTAGCAGGCAACTTTTTTACGGTAGCAGTTATAAGTATTGATGATAGTATTCTAAAAGGTAAACATAGGTATAAATTCGGTGAAGAGGCAGAATTAATCATATATGCTGTTTTAAACGTAGTAACTGAAATTGGGTTTATGCATGATATTCATAATATTTTTATTCATAATGATAGGATTGTATTAATAATTTCTGCTGAAGAAGAAAAAGCTGAAACTGTTATTAGAGAAATGTTATCAATCCTTGAAGAAATACGACAAAGTATTGAAAAGTATTTAATGCTTGAAGTTACAATTGGTCTTGGAACAATGGAGACAGATACTTCTATGATTTCTAACTCGTGGGTTAATGCTATGGCTGCATTAGATTATAGGTTGATTTTAGGTAGTAACAGAATTATATGGATCGAAGATATAGAGCCAGGTAGTAAAGATAAGATTATCTTCGATAAAAATATGGAACACGAGATGGAAAGTTCTATAAAGGTTGGCACGGAAGTTGAGGTCAGTGAAACTATAGACAGAATGTTTGATAAGCTTACTGATACTAAAGCTTCTTTTAAGGATTATCAGATATACCTTCTCGAAATGCTTACTGCTATACTTAAGGCTGCTCAGAGTTCTAATGTGGATTTAGCCTCTATATTTGGAAGAGATTATAATATTTTTGTTGAGTTATATAGTTTCAATGACCTAAAACACGTAAAAACCTGGCTTAAGGAAATATCTCTGAAAATAATGAGTCATATTATGAAGGATAGGAAAGATACTTGTGAACTTTTAATTGAAAAAGCAAAGGACTATATCCATAGGAACTACAGTGATAGTGAACTTAACATCAATGATTTGTGCAATCACTTACATATAAGTCAGACGTATTTTAGTCTCTTATTCAAGAAAGAAACTAAAATGACTTTCATCAACTATTTGACTTCCATAAGGATGGATGAAGCAAAGCAGCTTCTTAAAACTACCGATATGAAGACATTTGAGGTGGCAAGAAAAGTAGGATATTCAGAGCCTAATTATTTTAGTTACAGTTTTAAAAGGTATCTTGGGATGTCACCATCAGAATATAGGAGTGGGAAGACTAGTTAA
- a CDS encoding aromatic acid exporter family protein translates to MKKFIGFRILKTAIGSSLAIIIAQYLGLKYAVAAGVITILSIQNTKKTSIKLAFQRLQSTVLALLVSSILFFIFGYNPFVFGLYLIIFIPITVILKITDGIVVSSVLVTHLLAEKSISMFLITNEFLLMIVGAGIGIILNIHMPKIENEIKELQENIEEHMRKILFYMAKDLRNQAVHIDEEILFNELENILVEGKDRAYRHLNNYIMSNDAKYNEIKYYVKYMEMRTLQYEVLKYMRSHFIKFYMTLEHTEIVAKFTEKVASNFGEYNTAEELLIELHAIIFMFKVQELPQTRDEFENRAMLFQFLNDMEALLVLKKNFWTNHKLNEAVGDKKL, encoded by the coding sequence ATGAAAAAATTTATCGGATTTAGAATATTGAAAACAGCAATTGGCTCATCACTTGCTATTATTATAGCTCAATATTTGGGTTTGAAATATGCTGTAGCTGCTGGGGTTATAACTATACTGAGCATTCAAAATACTAAAAAAACTTCTATAAAGCTAGCTTTTCAAAGACTCCAATCTACTGTCTTAGCTTTATTGGTTTCAAGTATATTGTTCTTTATTTTTGGATATAATCCTTTCGTTTTTGGGTTATATCTAATTATTTTTATTCCTATTACTGTGATTTTAAAAATTACAGATGGAATTGTTGTTAGTTCAGTTTTAGTTACTCATCTATTAGCAGAAAAGTCTATCTCTATGTTTTTAATAACAAACGAGTTTTTACTTATGATTGTTGGTGCTGGTATAGGTATTATTTTAAATATTCATATGCCTAAAATTGAAAATGAAATTAAAGAGCTTCAAGAAAATATAGAAGAACATATGCGAAAAATTCTGTTCTACATGGCAAAAGATCTGAGAAATCAAGCAGTACACATAGATGAAGAAATCTTATTTAATGAATTAGAAAACATATTAGTAGAAGGTAAAGATAGGGCTTATAGACATTTAAATAATTATATTATGAGTAATGATGCGAAATATAATGAGATAAAATATTATGTTAAGTATATGGAAATGAGGACTCTACAGTATGAAGTTCTAAAATATATGAGAAGTCATTTTATAAAATTCTATATGACTTTAGAGCACACAGAAATTGTAGCTAAATTCACAGAAAAGGTAGCATCAAATTTTGGAGAATATAACACTGCTGAAGAACTCTTAATTGAACTACACGCAATTATATTTATGTTTAAGGTTCAAGAACTTCCACAGACAAGAGATGAATTTGAAAATAGAGCGATGCTTTTTCAATTTTTGAACGATATGGAAGCACTTTTAGTGTTAAAAAAGAATTTCTGGACAAATCACAAGCTTAATGAAGCTGTAGGTGACAAAAAATTATAA
- a CDS encoding DUF1349 domain-containing protein: protein MFQFNSEDAKWFFKPENYSIEKDRVEITTEPNTDFWQRTYYGFRNDNAHVLYVTTDEKYFSFTVKAEFNSTALFDQCGVAIYQDSENWVKAGIEFHDNNTAWLGSVVTNNGYSDWATTDVGAFVKSMWYRLSRRGSDYCIENSFDGINFKQMRIFHFFEGAEEINIGLYACSPTDNSFKATFTEMKVTECLWKEHKI from the coding sequence ATGTTTCAATTTAATTCTGAAGATGCAAAGTGGTTTTTTAAACCTGAAAATTATTCAATAGAAAAAGATAGGGTGGAAATTACAACAGAGCCTAATACTGATTTTTGGCAAAGAACTTATTATGGATTTAGAAATGATAATGCGCATGTACTTTATGTTACAACGGACGAAAAGTACTTTTCATTCACAGTAAAAGCAGAGTTTAACAGTACAGCTTTGTTTGATCAATGTGGAGTTGCAATTTATCAAGATAGTGAAAATTGGGTGAAGGCAGGAATAGAATTTCATGATAATAACACTGCTTGGCTTGGTAGTGTTGTAACAAATAATGGTTACTCTGATTGGGCTACTACTGATGTTGGAGCTTTTGTAAAATCTATGTGGTATAGGTTGAGCAGACGAGGAAGTGACTATTGTATTGAAAACTCTTTTGATGGTATAAACTTTAAGCAGATGAGAATTTTTCATTTCTTTGAAGGCGCAGAGGAAATAAATATTGGTTTATATGCATGTTCACCAACGGATAATTCCTTCAAGGCTACATTTACAGAGATGAAAGTTACAGAATGTCTATGGAAGGAACATAAAATATAG
- a CDS encoding permease prefix domain 1-containing protein: protein MMESNMNISKELSDRIKKFVKKCSKNISEDKTVVKDFEDEMSVNLESSIVELIKEGHSEEEAFNIAIKRFGDANQIQNELIGIFKIEKKFEKVILMAAIVSLIVSLMTFTVHRIVHKDFSLIVPAEFEAAVNEKIKSGEDISSEEVNKLITKYKSKFRYVTLTKTAGNGELDTIYPEGFSIEEIKNDTEDFLSTYVRSPEGIEWTLRFGFNLDGFHLGVPILLRQIAVSTLAVYWVLFGVWSVIYAFHKKRLGFPWIIVFFTLNIVGYIIFELDYKMKLKLKTA, encoded by the coding sequence ATGATGGAAAGTAATATGAATATAAGTAAAGAGCTATCTGATAGAATAAAAAAATTTGTTAAAAAGTGTTCAAAGAATATATCGGAAGATAAAACTGTTGTTAAAGATTTCGAGGATGAAATGAGTGTAAATCTAGAAAGTAGTATAGTTGAACTTATCAAAGAGGGACACAGCGAAGAAGAGGCATTTAATATAGCCATAAAAAGATTTGGAGATGCGAATCAAATACAAAATGAATTAATTGGAATATTTAAGATTGAAAAGAAATTCGAAAAAGTCATTCTAATGGCAGCTATAGTATCGTTAATTGTTTCATTAATGACTTTTACAGTACATAGAATAGTGCATAAAGATTTTTCATTAATAGTCCCAGCTGAATTTGAAGCTGCTGTAAATGAAAAGATTAAGTCAGGGGAAGATATATCTTCTGAGGAAGTAAATAAGTTGATCACAAAGTATAAAAGTAAGTTTAGATATGTTACTTTAACTAAAACAGCTGGTAACGGTGAATTGGATACAATATACCCAGAAGGCTTTTCAATAGAAGAAATTAAAAATGATACTGAGGATTTTTTATCTACTTATGTTAGGTCTCCTGAGGGTATTGAATGGACACTTAGATTTGGATTTAACCTTGATGGATTTCATTTAGGAGTTCCTATATTATTAAGACAAATTGCAGTAAGCACTTTGGCAGTGTATTGGGTGCTATTTGGAGTTTGGAGTGTAATTTATGCTTTTCACAAAAAAAGGTTAGGTTTTCCTTGGATAATAGTCTTCTTTACATTAAATATAGTAGGTTATATTATATTCGAACTTGATTACAAAATGAAGCTTAAACTGAAAACAGCATAA
- a CDS encoding PadR family transcriptional regulator → MEIDKEMLKGYIDTILMSLIKDSPMYGYELAKRVRDISEETFELKEGTLYLSLKRLEKNGYVKSYWEDSESGGGRRKYYSITEEGISYILKKNQQWIFMRNLIDKFMEGIDDGK, encoded by the coding sequence ATGGAAATTGATAAAGAGATGTTAAAAGGTTATATTGATACTATTTTGATGAGTTTAATTAAAGATAGCCCCATGTATGGATATGAGTTAGCAAAACGAGTAAGAGATATTAGTGAAGAAACATTTGAATTAAAGGAAGGAACCCTTTATTTATCACTTAAACGTCTTGAAAAGAACGGATATGTGAAATCCTACTGGGAAGACAGTGAAAGTGGAGGAGGAAGACGTAAATATTATTCTATTACAGAAGAAGGCATAAGTTATATTCTAAAGAAAAACCAGCAGTGGATATTTATGAGAAATCTAATAGATAAATTTATGGAGGGTATAGATGATGGAAAGTAA